A part of Streptomyces sp. DSM 40750 genomic DNA contains:
- a CDS encoding DEAD/DEAH box helicase, with protein MNAKPPASGLSPAGKPRRATAPQGEVSTPQTVSPGLPPAESFDVLGLPPELVTTMTGLGVTEPFPIQAATLPNALAGRDVLGRARTGSGKTLAFGLALLVRTAGLRAESKRPLGLVLVPTRELAQQVNDALAPYAQTLKVRLATVVGGLSINKQSALLRTGAEVVIATPGRLADLVSRRDCHLNQVRITVLDEADQMCDLGFLPQVSEILDQVRSDGQRLLFSATLDRDVDQLVRGYLHDPVLASVDRVAGSVTTMEHHVLNIHAADKYATATEIAARDGRVLMFLDTKAGVDQFTRHLRASGVRASALHSGKSQPQRTHTLGQFKDGEITVLVATNVAARGIHIDALDLVVNVDPPADAKDYLHRGGRTARAGESGKVVTLVTPNQRRDVNRMMSDAGIRPTVTQVRSGEEKLTALTGAKRPPTGTKTSGGNAPFRGLGTRPGRPAKESRKAAEARKTAEARAAARVRKGR; from the coding sequence ATGAACGCGAAGCCGCCGGCCTCCGGGCTCTCCCCCGCCGGCAAGCCCCGGCGGGCGACAGCGCCGCAGGGCGAAGTCTCGACGCCGCAGACGGTGTCCCCGGGCCTGCCGCCGGCCGAGTCCTTCGACGTGCTCGGGCTGCCGCCGGAGCTGGTGACGACGATGACCGGCCTCGGGGTGACGGAGCCCTTCCCGATCCAGGCGGCGACCCTGCCCAACGCGCTGGCCGGCCGCGACGTCCTCGGCCGCGCGCGGACCGGCTCCGGCAAGACGCTGGCTTTCGGGCTCGCGCTGCTCGTCCGGACGGCGGGTCTGCGGGCGGAGTCGAAGCGGCCGCTCGGACTGGTCCTGGTGCCGACCCGGGAGCTCGCCCAGCAGGTGAACGACGCGCTGGCGCCGTACGCGCAGACGCTGAAGGTGCGACTGGCGACGGTGGTCGGCGGGCTGTCGATCAACAAGCAGTCGGCGCTGCTGCGGACCGGCGCCGAGGTGGTCATCGCGACGCCGGGGCGGCTGGCCGACCTGGTGTCGCGCCGGGACTGCCACCTGAATCAGGTGCGGATCACGGTCCTGGACGAGGCGGACCAGATGTGCGACCTGGGGTTCCTCCCGCAGGTCTCGGAGATCCTGGACCAGGTCCGCTCCGACGGGCAGCGGCTGCTGTTCTCCGCCACGCTCGACCGCGACGTCGACCAGCTGGTGCGGGGCTATCTGCACGACCCGGTGCTCGCCTCGGTCGACCGGGTCGCGGGCTCGGTCACCACGATGGAACACCATGTGCTGAACATCCACGCCGCTGACAAGTACGCGACCGCGACCGAGATCGCCGCGCGGGACGGCCGGGTGCTGATGTTCCTGGACACCAAGGCCGGTGTGGACCAGTTCACCCGTCATCTGCGGGCCAGCGGCGTACGGGCCAGCGCCCTGCACAGCGGGAAGTCGCAGCCGCAACGCACGCACACGCTCGGCCAGTTCAAGGACGGTGAGATCACCGTGCTGGTGGCCACCAATGTCGCGGCGCGGGGCATCCACATCGACGCGCTCGACCTCGTCGTCAATGTCGACCCGCCTGCCGACGCCAAGGACTACCTCCACCGTGGCGGGCGTACGGCGCGTGCCGGGGAGTCCGGGAAGGTGGTCACCCTGGTCACCCCCAACCAGCGGCGCGATGTGAACCGGATGATGTCCGACGCCGGAATCCGACCGACGGTCACACAGGTGCGCTCCGGCGAGGAGAAGCTGACCGCCCTCACCGGCGCGAAGCGTCCTCCGACCGGGACGAAGACCAGCGGCGGCAACGCCCCCTTCCGTGGTCTCGGCACGCGTCCGGGCCGCCCCGCGAAGGAGTCCCGCAAAGCAGCCGAGGCCCGCAAGACCGCGGAAGCCCGCGCGGCGGCCCGGGTACGCAAGGGCCGCTGA
- a CDS encoding PRC-barrel domain-containing protein — protein MIHPADIREWRNHDVVDPKQRKIGMLEAIYVDTTTDEPAVATVRTGLPTRQRLVFVPLDEAVLGPGYVKVSYDKGQVRKAPSIGTDDVLPAEQEEEIFRHYGMTYRPGVGGERQLARR, from the coding sequence ATGATCCATCCCGCCGACATCCGTGAGTGGCGCAACCACGACGTGGTCGATCCGAAGCAGCGCAAGATCGGCATGCTGGAGGCGATCTACGTGGACACGACGACCGACGAACCGGCCGTGGCCACCGTCCGGACCGGACTGCCCACCCGCCAGCGGCTGGTTTTCGTCCCTCTCGACGAGGCGGTCCTCGGACCGGGCTACGTCAAGGTCTCCTACGACAAGGGACAGGTACGCAAAGCTCCCTCGATCGGGACGGACGACGTGCTGCCCGCCGAGCAGGAGGAAGAGATCTTCCGGCACTACGGCATGACGTACCGGCCGGGCGTGGGCGGCGAACGCCAGCTCGCCCGACGCTGA
- a CDS encoding VanW family protein, which produces MRLRITSASRTGSVPPLALAGGALTVAFGGLYVAGLLLTGGEVEAGTTVRGVEIGGLSRAEATSKLEKHLAEAGSRKLAVKVGDRTGTVAPRQAGLAFDAQQTVDRAARTGADPFSVIGGFFRSGGDVEPVVRVDEDKARAALGKLATTLDQTVRDGAVTFAGGQVREVAPRRGYALDVEAAVGTLRTSFLDGTADRATALPTRETRPKVTAAEVQRAVREFARPAVSAPVVLTAGGQRFTIDQAVLSEYLTMRPDDTGRLTPKLDGKGLRAAPTVARPLAEITGPAENASLRLDGDRAVVSGDGRPGMEVTDKALGKAVLPLLTKSGSARTGEVVTRQIQPEVTRENATRLGLTEKMSSFTVNFEPAAYRTTNVGRAVELINGSVVMPGETWSFNRTVGERTEANGFVEGIMILNDQFTKASGGGVSAVATTVFNAMFFAGVKPVEYGAHSFYIERYPEGREATVAWGSLDLRFTNDSGNALYIQAESTDTSVTVAFLGTKKYDEVRSVKGPRTQVKQPAQKTSTDKECVPQTPLEGFDVTVERVFYDDGKAVKREPFRTHYTPRDEIICE; this is translated from the coding sequence ATGCGCCTCCGAATAACCTCCGCCTCGCGGACTGGTTCTGTTCCGCCCCTCGCCCTGGCAGGTGGTGCTCTGACCGTCGCCTTCGGCGGTCTTTACGTCGCCGGGCTGCTGCTGACCGGCGGGGAGGTCGAAGCCGGTACGACCGTGCGTGGTGTGGAGATCGGGGGTCTGAGCCGTGCGGAGGCCACCTCGAAGCTGGAGAAACACCTGGCGGAGGCCGGCTCGCGGAAACTGGCCGTGAAGGTCGGCGACCGCACGGGCACCGTCGCTCCGCGCCAGGCCGGACTCGCCTTCGACGCTCAGCAGACCGTTGACCGGGCCGCGCGCACCGGAGCCGATCCGTTCAGTGTGATCGGCGGATTCTTCCGCTCGGGCGGTGACGTCGAGCCGGTCGTACGCGTCGACGAGGACAAGGCGCGCGCCGCCCTGGGCAAGCTGGCGACGACACTCGACCAGACGGTGCGTGACGGCGCCGTCACGTTCGCGGGCGGTCAGGTCAGGGAAGTCGCCCCACGCCGCGGGTACGCGCTGGACGTGGAGGCGGCGGTCGGCACCCTGCGTACCTCCTTCCTGGACGGCACAGCGGACCGGGCCACGGCTCTGCCCACCCGCGAGACCAGGCCGAAGGTCACGGCGGCAGAGGTACAACGGGCGGTACGGGAGTTCGCGCGGCCGGCCGTCTCGGCGCCGGTCGTGCTCACGGCGGGCGGCCAACGGTTCACGATCGATCAGGCCGTGCTCAGCGAGTACCTGACGATGCGGCCCGACGACACGGGCAGGCTGACGCCGAAACTCGACGGCAAGGGCCTGCGCGCCGCGCCCACCGTGGCCCGCCCCCTCGCAGAGATCACCGGTCCGGCCGAGAACGCCAGCCTCCGGCTCGACGGCGACAGAGCCGTGGTGTCCGGAGACGGCAGACCCGGCATGGAAGTCACGGACAAGGCGCTGGGCAAGGCGGTGCTGCCGCTGCTCACGAAGTCGGGCTCCGCACGCACCGGCGAGGTGGTGACGCGGCAGATCCAGCCGGAGGTGACCCGCGAGAACGCCACGCGGCTGGGGCTGACAGAGAAGATGTCCTCCTTCACCGTCAACTTCGAACCCGCCGCGTACCGCACGACGAACGTGGGCCGGGCTGTGGAGCTCATCAACGGCTCCGTCGTCATGCCGGGCGAGACCTGGAGCTTCAACCGGACCGTCGGCGAACGAACCGAGGCCAACGGGTTCGTCGAAGGCATCATGATCCTGAACGACCAGTTCACCAAGGCGTCCGGTGGCGGTGTCTCCGCCGTCGCCACGACCGTCTTCAACGCGATGTTCTTCGCCGGGGTCAAGCCCGTGGAGTACGGCGCCCACTCCTTCTACATCGAGCGCTACCCGGAAGGCCGTGAGGCCACCGTCGCCTGGGGCAGCCTCGATCTGAGGTTCACCAACGACTCCGGCAACGCCCTGTACATCCAGGCCGAGTCGACCGACACCTCCGTGACCGTCGCTTTCCTGGGCACCAAGAAGTACGACGAGGTCAGGTCGGTCAAGGGACCACGCACCCAGGTGAAGCAGCCGGCTCAGAAGACGAGCACGGACAAGGAGTGCGTGCCGCAGACCCCGCTCGAGGGCTTCGACGTCACCGTGGAGCGGGTCTTCTACGACGACGGCAAGGCGGTGAAGCGGGAACCGTTCCGCACCCACTACACCCCGCGCGACGAGATCATCTGCGAGTGA
- a CDS encoding alpha/beta fold hydrolase, with protein MTAMHVTVWDETGGEGVPAVFVHNIFTWGSDELYGFAAQRPLADRCRLLLVDRRGYGRSPDTDRSDFDTDADDLVELLTGQAGGAHLVGHGNGGVAAMLAAGRRPDLVRSLTLIQPSAFSAAAAHPVIEAMLHRVGGGTGVPESVTPEQYLRASTEGIGMAAPDPTPQRLRAVATSMRERPIWEANVPLEPLRAAPWPTLVIRGDWRDAPELYRAYVGEALIACAEAVADAVGARLLRVPGYYPHTQQPATVNAALRELWSRPTPDAWPKDGSQDSPGQW; from the coding sequence ATGACCGCGATGCACGTGACGGTGTGGGATGAGACCGGAGGCGAGGGAGTTCCCGCGGTCTTCGTGCACAACATTTTCACGTGGGGCAGCGACGAGTTGTACGGCTTCGCGGCCCAGCGGCCGCTGGCCGACCGCTGTCGCCTGCTGCTGGTGGACCGCCGTGGCTACGGCCGCAGCCCCGACACCGACCGCAGCGACTTCGACACCGATGCCGACGACTTGGTGGAACTGCTGACGGGGCAGGCCGGCGGCGCGCATCTGGTCGGCCACGGCAACGGCGGTGTGGCAGCCATGCTGGCCGCAGGGCGCCGCCCCGACCTCGTACGCTCTCTGACGCTGATCCAGCCTTCCGCGTTCTCCGCGGCCGCCGCTCACCCGGTGATCGAGGCCATGCTGCACCGGGTGGGCGGCGGCACCGGTGTGCCGGAGTCGGTGACGCCGGAGCAGTACCTGCGCGCCTCCACGGAGGGCATCGGCATGGCCGCGCCCGACCCCACCCCGCAGCGCCTTCGCGCCGTGGCCACCTCGATGCGAGAACGCCCGATATGGGAGGCGAACGTGCCGCTGGAACCGCTGCGAGCCGCCCCCTGGCCGACCCTGGTGATCCGCGGAGACTGGCGGGACGCACCGGAGCTGTACCGCGCGTACGTCGGCGAAGCGCTGATCGCCTGCGCGGAGGCCGTGGCCGACGCAGTCGGCGCCCGACTGCTCCGAGTCCCCGGCTACTACCCGCACACCCAGCAACCCGCCACCGTCAACGCCGCCCTACGCGAACTGTGGAGCCGGCCGACGCCGGACGCCTGGCCGAAGGACGGTTCCCAGGACTCCCCGGGCCAGTGGTAG
- a CDS encoding phosphatase domain-containing protein has translation MPEVHVMTGLPASGKTTAARKLQAESEGRIRRVNLDDLRTMLDIPAPERRSYAHEQTVLAIQDAAVRAAVDGGFDVVVDNTHMTPHIPKRLKAAVAGQATFVVHDFTDVPVEECVRRDAERERPVGEEIIRILADKHTKSRRGGWRLTAEWLNDQPSVEPYAADPALPSAVMCDIDGTLALRGDRGAYDFTRCEEDLLNVSVRGALNSFRKADGDVIVLLSGRGEEHRGRTESWLRAHEVPYDELWMRAAGDGRRDDVVKAELFDRHVRHRFAVRVSLDDRDRVVAVWRRMGLPTWQVNYGDF, from the coding sequence GTGCCCGAGGTACACGTCATGACGGGGCTTCCGGCCTCGGGGAAGACGACCGCCGCGCGCAAGCTGCAGGCGGAGTCCGAGGGCCGGATACGTCGCGTCAACCTCGACGATCTGCGGACGATGCTCGACATCCCGGCACCCGAGCGCCGGTCGTACGCGCATGAGCAGACCGTGCTGGCGATCCAGGACGCGGCGGTGCGGGCGGCCGTCGACGGCGGTTTCGACGTCGTGGTGGACAACACGCACATGACGCCGCACATACCGAAGCGGCTGAAGGCGGCGGTGGCGGGGCAGGCCACCTTCGTCGTGCACGACTTCACCGACGTACCCGTGGAGGAGTGTGTACGACGCGACGCCGAGCGGGAGAGGCCGGTCGGCGAGGAGATCATCCGGATCCTCGCCGACAAGCACACGAAGTCCCGCAGGGGCGGCTGGCGGCTCACCGCGGAGTGGCTGAACGACCAGCCCTCAGTCGAGCCGTACGCCGCCGACCCGGCACTGCCCTCGGCCGTCATGTGCGACATCGACGGCACACTCGCCCTCAGGGGCGACCGGGGCGCGTACGACTTCACACGCTGCGAGGAGGATCTGCTCAACGTGTCGGTGCGCGGGGCGCTGAACTCCTTCCGGAAGGCCGACGGCGATGTCATCGTCCTGCTCTCCGGCCGCGGTGAGGAGCACCGCGGCCGGACGGAGTCGTGGCTGCGTGCGCACGAGGTCCCGTACGACGAGCTGTGGATGCGCGCCGCCGGCGACGGGCGCCGCGACGACGTGGTGAAGGCCGAGCTCTTCGACCGGCACGTACGGCACCGCTTCGCCGTACGGGTCTCCCTCGACGACCGCGACCGCGTGGTCGCCGTGTGGCGCCGTATGGGCCTGCCGACGTGGCAGGTCAACTACGGCGACTTCTAG
- a CDS encoding T4 RnlA family RNA ligase yields the protein MSQAHLTLHELLPPQELAAALDAGHVTRKPHPELPLSIYTYTRTCQYERVWNRVTTRCRGLVADDSTGEIVALPLPKFFNVGEHEAGQPYAPSLPDEPFEVYDKVDGSLAVVFHYAGRWRVASKGSFISTQATWAQRLLDAKDTSGLMPGVTYLAEILYPENRIVVDYGDRRDVVLLAAFAKDGTEVALAEAAAGWRGIGSVVTVWPAMPLAELLAMAEANRRPGGGPATGTDAEGFVLRFASGVRAKAKFAEYVRLHKVLTGVTERDIWRGHGIQRFAGLPAKQVAQALGCSAEDIDASAGRPLDALLEQVPDEFDAWVRGVVAGIEKQVADRERAIDEAFRSLAPLAGDRGAFARAVKELPDAAVRPAMFLRLDGRPTELVTYRSARPEASDPFKTDEEN from the coding sequence ATGAGCCAGGCCCACCTGACTCTTCATGAGCTGCTGCCGCCGCAGGAGTTGGCGGCGGCGCTCGACGCGGGGCATGTCACGCGCAAGCCGCACCCGGAACTGCCGCTGTCCATCTACACGTACACGAGGACATGCCAGTACGAGCGGGTGTGGAACCGGGTGACCACGCGCTGCCGCGGCCTCGTGGCCGACGACAGCACCGGTGAGATCGTCGCGCTTCCGCTGCCGAAGTTCTTCAACGTCGGTGAGCACGAGGCCGGCCAGCCCTATGCTCCGAGCCTCCCGGACGAGCCGTTCGAGGTGTACGACAAGGTCGACGGCAGCCTGGCCGTGGTGTTCCACTACGCCGGCCGGTGGCGGGTCGCGTCCAAGGGTTCGTTCATCAGCACCCAGGCGACCTGGGCGCAGCGTCTGCTCGACGCGAAGGACACGTCCGGCCTCATGCCCGGGGTGACCTACCTCGCCGAGATCCTGTACCCGGAGAACCGGATCGTCGTCGACTACGGCGACCGTCGGGATGTGGTGCTGCTGGCCGCGTTCGCCAAGGACGGCACCGAGGTCGCCCTGGCGGAGGCCGCGGCCGGCTGGCGTGGCATCGGGTCGGTCGTCACGGTCTGGCCCGCGATGCCGCTCGCCGAGTTGCTGGCCATGGCCGAGGCCAACCGGCGGCCCGGTGGCGGGCCTGCCACGGGCACCGACGCGGAGGGGTTCGTGCTGCGCTTCGCCTCGGGCGTCCGGGCCAAGGCCAAGTTCGCGGAGTACGTCCGGCTGCACAAGGTGCTCACCGGCGTGACCGAGCGGGACATCTGGCGCGGTCACGGCATCCAGCGGTTCGCGGGCCTGCCGGCCAAGCAGGTGGCCCAGGCGCTGGGCTGCTCGGCCGAGGACATCGACGCGTCCGCCGGCCGGCCGCTGGACGCGCTGCTGGAGCAGGTGCCCGACGAGTTCGACGCCTGGGTGCGCGGTGTCGTCGCGGGCATCGAGAAGCAGGTGGCCGACCGTGAGCGGGCGATCGACGAGGCGTTCCGGTCCCTCGCCCCTCTCGCCGGTGACCGGGGAGCCTTCGCCCGCGCGGTGAAGGAGCTGCCCGACGCGGCCGTGCGCCCCGCCATGTTCCTGCGCCTGGACGGGCGCCCGACCGAGCTCGTGACGTACCGTTCCGCCCGGCCGGAGGCGTCCGACCCGTTCAAGACCGACGAGGAGAACTGA
- a CDS encoding amidohydrolase family protein, which yields MDDHPIAPVDPAGSAEPGDVSVGDEADEVRRFWGRLGLPGLVDVHTHFMPERVLRKVWDYFDALGPLTGGLQWPITYRKEETERTALLREFGVRAFTAMLYPHKPGMARWLNGWAADFARRTPDCLHTATLYPEPGVEAYVREAVEAGARVFKAHVQVGAYDPADELLRRAWGLLAEAGIPVVIHCGSGPAPGKHTGPEPIARVLARNPRLRLVVAHMGMPEYEEFLGLAERYGEVRLDTTMAFTDFTEALTPFPGRAMPRLTGLGDRILLGSDFPNLPYPYLHQLHALERLGLGEDWLRAVCHDNAAGLFGL from the coding sequence ATGGACGATCACCCCATCGCGCCTGTAGACCCTGCCGGTTCCGCCGAACCCGGTGACGTGTCCGTGGGGGATGAGGCCGACGAGGTACGCCGCTTCTGGGGTCGGCTGGGTCTTCCCGGGCTGGTCGACGTGCACACGCACTTCATGCCCGAGCGTGTCCTGCGGAAGGTGTGGGACTACTTCGACGCGCTCGGTCCGCTGACAGGTGGGCTCCAGTGGCCGATCACCTACCGGAAGGAGGAGACGGAACGGACGGCTCTGCTCCGGGAGTTCGGCGTACGGGCCTTCACCGCGATGCTCTACCCGCACAAGCCGGGCATGGCCAGATGGCTGAACGGCTGGGCGGCCGACTTCGCCCGCCGCACGCCCGACTGTCTGCACACCGCCACCCTCTACCCCGAGCCGGGCGTCGAGGCATACGTCCGGGAGGCCGTGGAGGCGGGCGCGCGCGTGTTCAAGGCGCATGTGCAGGTGGGGGCGTACGACCCGGCCGACGAACTCCTTCGGCGCGCATGGGGGTTGCTGGCCGAAGCCGGCATCCCTGTGGTGATCCACTGCGGCTCCGGGCCCGCGCCCGGTAAACACACCGGCCCCGAGCCGATAGCGCGGGTGCTGGCGCGGAATCCCCGGCTGCGGCTGGTCGTCGCGCACATGGGGATGCCGGAGTACGAGGAGTTCCTCGGTCTCGCCGAGCGGTACGGGGAGGTGCGGCTGGACACGACGATGGCGTTCACCGACTTCACCGAGGCGCTCACGCCGTTCCCCGGCCGGGCCATGCCCCGCCTGACCGGCCTCGGCGACCGCATCCTCCTCGGCTCCGACTTCCCCAACCTCCCCTACCCGTACCTGCACCAGCTGCACGCCCTGGAGCGGCTGGGTCTCGGGGAGGACTGGCTACGGGCCGTGTGCCACGACAACGCGGCAGGGCTGTTCGGGCTGTGA